The window CACGTTGCTGCCAACACATTGGAGCAGCTTACTGCCGCCTATCTGGAacctgcaaaaataataataataataataatgtggacTCAGAGAACAGGAACATATAGTTTGGCGGAGGCAGGAGGCTTGCTGTAATATACTAGTTTGTGCTttgtaattgaattgaattctttTTAGGTCATATAAGTAGTATTAATATACATACCTGTGTTTGCGTCCCGTTCTGTTATATGCGTGATGTCTTGTACCCGGGTTGCACAACAAAGTTTCATGCCGCCACTCATCTGTGGTCTGTTTTTTTAAGAGTAGTTTTATACTTATTCACTTTCATTTCTTCAATTTGTCTGTTTGTAATTGATATGGTTGGTACTGGTCCGTGTTGATCAATATGTAAATGGTGTATATTATAATCTTTGGCAGCCAGTTCCTTTTGTCGgaggcatcgcatcgcaaaagaaaatgtttaaaaattactatttattgccacgacagcagtataagtattattatcttttacactgagccacgtcacttctccctttgtctatggttttaatttcttaatttcttctttttttttaattttttttttttttctccgtctgactagggcaaaggaactggctcatgcatacatttttatttaacgtttgggctccacagaaaaccagcgttactgcacataatgtgcggcaacacatgctgagtggagaccctttttggtatcctgctgtgtcacctagtaacatagttttagtgctagttctagtcttagttttaggtggtacattttttggagccaaaataaatttttctttctttctttctttctttctttcttcaaacGGCATCCTTTTAAATCGAAAGGTACCCAGGGGACACACAAAAGCTGTTTTGTCCCTGTCGGCTTCCGCTACCATTACCTGCCAGTATGATGAGCGCAGATCTAGCGTGCTCATGTAACAGTCCTGCTTCGTACTCTGCAGCAAATCGTCGATGCGCGGCATCGGGTAGGTGTCAGACTTTGTGATTGCATTTAAGCGCCGGTAGTCGACACAGAAACGAATACCACCATTTGCTTTCGGCACCATCAACGCAGGTGAACTCCATGCCGATTCGCAATCCTCAATGATGTCATCTGCCAACATCTGATCAATTTCCTTCTTCATCAGCTCCTTCTTCGCCGGATTGAGACGATAAGGCGGTACAGATATTGGAGGATGCTCACCTGTTTCGATGCGATGCTCTGCATAAGGTGTCGGAGCTCCCCCTGCTTTAAACACGTGGGCGTATCTGGTGAGGACGTCAGCGAGGGCTTGCCGCTCAGCTGGTTTAAGGTGAACGCCCTCGTCATCCCTTAGGACATCAGTAGCAGCACAGGACACGTTCCGCGAGGGAGATTCAAAACATAAGTTATACTGAACCGTATTGTTACCGCTAAAATACCATATTTCCCTGTGAAAATCGATGACCACTCCTGCAGCGGTGATaaaatcgatacctaataaCGTCTCGTTATTAGTTGCATccggaaaaattaaaaacggaACTGTTACCACTTCTCGTTCTAGTCGCACCTGTAACTTTGTAGTTAGCACCTCCATCGTTTTCACTACCCCGTCAGCAAGCTTAACATTTTGTGTTACGGCACGGAGCGGATGGTTATAGCGTAGAAGGAGAGCATATAGAGTGTGACCGGCAATGCAGTGTTTAGCGCCGGTATCTATCAAAGCCGTACCGTTTattcccaaaatttcaattttgaaaataggGCGCGAATCCCGTCCCGCGTGACTGTTGCATCCGCTTATCGAAATTACATCGTTATTTGTTTGCACAGAATTCGTGAAATTATACTTTTCACACTCACATAGAATTTTAGGTACAGATGGTAAACATAAACATTTCGTTTCAAATGGTAAACATAAACATTTCGTTTCAAATGGTAAACATAAACATTTCGAACTTATAGTGTCGCATGCAGTAATATGAGTGTTAATGCTCTGGTAACAAATGTCATTATTATCTGTTACGCAACTActcaaattattataattttgaaataggcTCCGATCATTATTGCATGCGTCACTAGTAGGCGAGTAGGTATTCGGCGAACTAATTTTTGAGCAATCGACTTTTGCATTCGAATACCTATTCGATGATTGAATAAACATGTTTGACGTTGTACGAGGATTATTACTGTCCTTAAGCATTTCACTAGAACACGGCTGTGACTCGACACTATAAAAGCTTTGCTCACTCTTATCACTATCACTGATACCGCGCCTATCGACAGagttattattaaaagttgGCTCACCTAGGTTCATAAGCTTACGGCATTGGTCCTTGGTGTGTCCATACTTTCTGCAGTATGCGCAGATGGGGCGTTGCTTCTTCGTAGTCGTGTCAGCCGGCGCGGCACAGGCGCCTTGCACGGAGGCCGTTGTAGCGTGAGGCGGCAGGCGCAGCGGCGGCTGGCGCgacggcggcgcgcggcccggGGTGTTCGCGCCCGGGGTGTTCGCGCCTGGGGTGTTCGCGCCCAGCGCGTACGGCGGCGCGCTGTcagcggcgggcgcgcgcgcggcggccgTGCCCGCGGGGGCAGCGGGGGCGCGCGCGTGCTCGGGGCGGCCGCGCGGCCCGAGACCTGCGCGGCCGTCTTCGTCTCGTCGAACGAGTCCTCGACGTCTCTTGCACGGCGCAGAAGATCTTTAAAAGTCGTGAAGTCCTCTCGTCGTATTCTCTTTCTGATTCTACTGTTGAGGAGCCCGTACGTCATGTCTAATTGGGCCCTCTCCGACACGTCTCCCACTGGGAGTCGGGCGAGGTGGGACCGTATCCGCGCCACAAACACGTCGGTGTTTTCATTCCCCTGGCTATGTGAAAATATCTCTATATATATTTTGTGGGGCGGGCGGCGGTCACCGTAGGCACTGATTAGGTTCTCTTTTGCTTGAGACCACGTCGATATTTGGTATTTTATACCCTGCCACCATGTGGCGGCTTCTTCCTTTAGGAGATATGCTAAGCCGCGTATGATGTTGGCATCTGAGACACACGCGCACTCGCTGTACGCCTCCACGGCGTCCACGAACGCCTCTACTGATTCCTGCTTACCGGAGAAGGTGGCTTTACAACCGGTGAGTGTGCCTTGGTTCCAGGGCGTTTGTATCGGCGTCGAAGCGTTCACGCGAGTCACCGAGCTCAATACTTCTCTAAGCGCCTCGGTCTGAGACCGTTGCAATGCCTCGATTATAGTGTGCACACTTTCGCTCGAAAACATTGTCCCGTCGGCCGTTTGACGTGGCGTGGAAAAAGAGTCGCCGGCGTCGGCGCCATTTTCGATATTGTCGTTGGCGTCGGTCGGGTGTGGCGAATTAGATCGCGCATCGTCGCGGCGATCTAAACTTCGCGTTCCACTTCTTGTCGTCGGCATTTTGTTACACACGCGGAAAAGAAAGAATACGTTCTTTCACTGCACCACTAGAAATAGTCACTTGAAACGTTGGAGCGCCATATATGAGGGAGTGTGTCGCCtcatgaatgaatgaaagaataaatgtcacgaaaacactttaattaataaaaaaaaacaaaggtaaCACGTAGGTCACAGTTAAACCCTTATTTAAATAGCAAGCAACGATTTCGGTGCGAGTTAGCGCGCGCGCATATGAACTCCGAGCAACAAGCATCGGCCGCGGTGGTAAGGCAACTGGTGCGCAGCAGTTCGTGCTTGGAGCTCGGAACCGTGGAGTGCGAGCGCGACGGACATATCGTCCGCGCTATTCTTCCCTGAAGCGGGCTGGCAACTGCCCGCGGGATGATCGCACATGAGGTAAGGTGCGCGTATTGTTGTGGTTTgctatatatgtatacatcacaagtatttaacacaactttatttttaacacagtaggttcgctatttgaaccACCGACGCATATTGTGTGTTATTGCTGTAACCATACGCGTAAGTAAGCAGgacttttttttgtcatcctcATCGTcattatgtcagccgaaagacgtccactgctggacataggcctcccccaaactataagggttccgtttttgccattttggctccgcaaccctaaaaagaacatataaataaagattaattcCCACGggcattttgtaaaatcccggaatttcatttcaaacgCTGTAGGTTATGTAATAATTTACGCATACGAAGCCACGGGGTAAGCATTAGTTTGTAATAAATGTGAGTGACATCAAAGGGATAAGTAGTAGTCAATGCATTGTATCAAACTGAGTCATATAATTATCCGATTCAAGATTAGATAAGGTATACGAGAagatagagtcattcacgatgacgcgtgccgtggttcttattacaatgtcattaatgtctgaTTTTGTCAATTATGAATTAGAGAGTAGCTAGTTGTTTTCTGAAATAAATAGATAGCAACCATAATAAATGTCTGTAAGAACAAAGTGCTCAAATTTAGTTCTATTGTTAAAACTGTGCATTAAAATACCTATGTGAGCAGTGTACCTAAACTGCATGAGTGACAACTCCTTCAACATTATCTTTTTATGTGAACAGGTGGGTACAATTACTTCTATATTTTGCATGGataaatgaatccctatttctcTTGGTCTGGTCACACCATAACTTGGGAACGACTTTACCAATGACCTACGTACGTAGCTATCCATCTTTTTAATTCCGATAGTTTATAGAAGGATTTTacggaaaaaatattaaaaatgtcgcgaagaaaattagaaaatttaagaaaatcagcttcagtaaacttcagtaagctagcggggaaagcaagataaatacgaactttcccGACAAAAAGTAGTGTATAGTAAATACACGAAATTCGACTCTAAAATAACAgtagataaaaaaaagcttACCCCGCAGTGAAGGATCCGGGCAGATGGCCTGGGAACCGAATCCTGAAGTTGAAAGTCGTGTTTTATCACAGATGTTGATGTGTTTTATGCATCCGTGTTTAGAAACTTCGATAGTTCAATAAAGGATGTAGGAGTTGTTCTATATtaatactagatggcgctaggggtgctataatagtattttatgcaactgtatcgtaataggggtccttaaaacaggtgtgtgggtttatgaaacgaggcgtagccgaggcggtcacatgagtgttttaaggcctaattacgtataGTTGCATACAAtcttttatctatatatatccatatatt of the Choristoneura fumiferana chromosome 17, NRCan_CFum_1, whole genome shotgun sequence genome contains:
- the LOC141437108 gene encoding uncharacterized protein, translated to MPTTRSGTRSLDRRDDARSNSPHPTDANDNIENGADAGDSFSTPRQTADGTMFSSESVHTIIEALQRSQTEALREVLSSVTRVNASTPIQTPWNQGTLTGCKATFSGKQESVEAFVDAVEAYSECACVSDANIIRGLAYLLKEEAATWWQGIKYQISTWSQAKENLISAYGDRRPPHKIYIEIFSHSQGNENTDVFVARIRSHLARLPVGDVSERAQLDMTYGLLNSRIRKRIRREDFTTFKDLLRRARDVEDSFDETKTAAQVSGRAAAPSTRAPPLPPRSAPPYALGANTPGANTPGANTPGRAPPSRQPPLRLPPHATTASVQGACAAPADTTTKKQRPICAYCRKYGHTKDQCRKLMNLGEPTFNNNSVDRRGISDSDKSEQSFYSVESQPCSSEMLKDSNNPRTTSNMFIQSSNRYSNAKVDCSKISSPNTYSPTSDACNNDRSLFQNYNNLSSCVTDNNDICYQSINTHITACDTISSKCLCLPFETKCLCLPFETKCLCLPSVPKILCECEKYNFTNSVQTNNDVISISGCNSHAGRDSRPIFKIEILGINGTALIDTGAKHCIAGHTLYALLLRYNHPLRAVTQNVKLADGVVKTMEVLTTKLQVRLEREVVTVPFLIFPDATNNETLLGIDFITAAGVVIDFHREIWYFSGNNTVQYNLCFESPSRNVSCAATDVLRDDEGVHLKPAERQALADVLTRYAHVFKAGGAPTPYAEHRIETGEHPPISVPPYRLNPAKKELMKKEIDQMLADDIIEDCESAWSSPALMVPKANGGIRFCVDYRRLNAITKSDTYPMPRIDDLLQSTKQDCYMSTLDLRSSYWQVMVAEADRDKTAFVCPLGTFRFKRMPFEERKKERKKEKFILAPKNVPPKTKTRTSTKTMLLGDTAGYQKGSPLSMCCRTLCAVTLVFCGAQTLNKNVCMSQFLCPSQTEKKKKN